From a region of the Hemibagrus wyckioides isolate EC202008001 linkage group LG06, SWU_Hwy_1.0, whole genome shotgun sequence genome:
- the LOC131354329 gene encoding E3 ubiquitin/ISG15 ligase TRIM25-like isoform X5: MAEARSLADQFSGDLYKCPICLNLLKDPVTIPCGRSFCKVCINAFWHQEVIYCCPQCRRTFTPRPVLCSNNLLAGKLKNICHPHNNEEQMKFQQRIQEMQKVVQELQQAVDTIKEEAELIRAERLLEQLEEEIADLQRRFTELVQSFQSLCVSSGRDDSSSITVSQRLSFDALRKSLSDLKKRLEEIHKEKYIKIPERAVVPSEPSREYFLNYFCYLTLDENTAHRFLILSEKDKVVTDSRKHQPYSDHPERFVDYCQVLSKETLSGRCYWEVEWSSEECVYIAVSYKSIRRKGRGDEGWFGGNNKSWGLRCSPSSLSFRHNNINTDLSGPSSSRIGVYVDHSAGTLSFYSVSDTMKLLHRVHTTFTQPLYAGFWLRCYGSTVRLCEPKEM; encoded by the exons ATGGCAGAGGCGCGTAGTTTGGCAGACCAGTTTTCTGGGGACCTGTACAAATGTCCAATCTGTTTGAATCTCCTGAAGGATCCAGTGACTATCCCCTGTGGTCGCAGTTtttgtaaggtgtgtattaatgccTTCTGGCATCAGGAAGTCATCTACTGCTGTCCTCAGTGCAGAAGAACTTTCACACCAAGGCCCGTTCTATGCAGTAACAACTTGCTGGCTGGGAAACTGAAAAACATCTGCCATCCCCATAACAATGAAGAACAG atgaaattccagcagagaatCCAGGAGATGCAGAAGGTGGTGCAGGAGCTGCAACAGGCTGTGGACACTATAAAG GAGGAGGCTGAACTGATTCGAGCCGAACGACTCCTGGAGCAACTGGAGGaggagattgctgatcttcagAGGAGATTCACTGAGCTGGTGcag agtttccagtctctctgtgtctcctctGGACGTGACGACTCATCCAGCATCACTGTCAGTCAACGTCTCTCATTTGATGCATTaaggaaatctctctctgatctgaaaaagagactcGAGGAAATCCACAAGGAGAAATACATCAAAATCCCTGAACGTG CAGTTGTACCCTCAGAACCAAGCAGAGAGTACTTTCTTAACT atttctgttatctgactctggatGAAAACACAGCACACCGctttctcattctgtctgagaagGACAAAGTGGTGACAGACAGTAGGAAACATCAGCCatactctgatcatccagagagatttgtCGACTACTGTCAGGTGTTGAGTAAGGAGACTTTGTctggacgctgttactgggaggtggagtggagcagtgaggagtgtgtgtacataGCAGTCTCATATAAAAGCATCAGAAGGAAAGGTCGGGGTGATGAGGGTTGGTTTGGAGGCAACAATAAGTCCTGGGGTCTGAGATGTTCTCCTTCTTCTCTGTCTTTCCGGCACAACAACATTAATACTGATCTCAGTGGTCCATcatcctccagaataggagtgtatgtggatcacagtgcaggaactctgtccttctacagcgtctctgacaccatgaagctcctccacagagtccacaccacattcactcagcctctatacgCTGGGTTCTGGCTGCGCTGTTATGGATCAACTGTAAGGTTATGTGAGCCAaaagaaatgtga
- the LOC131354329 gene encoding E3 ubiquitin/ISG15 ligase TRIM25-like isoform X4 — MAEARSLADQFSGDLYKCPICLNLLKDPVTIPCGRSFCKVCINAFWHQEVIYCCPQCRRTFTPRPVLCSNNLLAGKLKNICHPHNNEEQSELNKDQMKFQQRIQEMQKVVQELQQAVDTIKEEAELIRAERLLEQLEEEIADLQRRFTELVQSFQSLCVSSGRDDSSSITVSQRLSFDALRKSLSDLKKRLEEIHKEKYIKIPERAVVPSEPSREYFLNYFCYLTLDENTAHRFLILSEKDKVVTDSRKHQPYSDHPERFVDYCQVLSKETLSGRCYWEVEWSSEECVYIAVSYKSIRRKGRGDEGWFGGNNKSWGLRCSPSSLSFRHNNINTDLSGPSSSRIGVYVDHSAGTLSFYSVSDTMKLLHRVHTTFTQPLYAGFWLRCYGSTVRLCEPKEM, encoded by the exons ATGGCAGAGGCGCGTAGTTTGGCAGACCAGTTTTCTGGGGACCTGTACAAATGTCCAATCTGTTTGAATCTCCTGAAGGATCCAGTGACTATCCCCTGTGGTCGCAGTTtttgtaaggtgtgtattaatgccTTCTGGCATCAGGAAGTCATCTACTGCTGTCCTCAGTGCAGAAGAACTTTCACACCAAGGCCCGTTCTATGCAGTAACAACTTGCTGGCTGGGAAACTGAAAAACATCTGCCATCCCCATAACAATGAAGAACAG AGCGAGTTAAACAAGGATcagatgaaattccagcagagaatCCAGGAGATGCAGAAGGTGGTGCAGGAGCTGCAACAGGCTGTGGACACTATAAAG GAGGAGGCTGAACTGATTCGAGCCGAACGACTCCTGGAGCAACTGGAGGaggagattgctgatcttcagAGGAGATTCACTGAGCTGGTGcag agtttccagtctctctgtgtctcctctGGACGTGACGACTCATCCAGCATCACTGTCAGTCAACGTCTCTCATTTGATGCATTaaggaaatctctctctgatctgaaaaagagactcGAGGAAATCCACAAGGAGAAATACATCAAAATCCCTGAACGTG CAGTTGTACCCTCAGAACCAAGCAGAGAGTACTTTCTTAACT atttctgttatctgactctggatGAAAACACAGCACACCGctttctcattctgtctgagaagGACAAAGTGGTGACAGACAGTAGGAAACATCAGCCatactctgatcatccagagagatttgtCGACTACTGTCAGGTGTTGAGTAAGGAGACTTTGTctggacgctgttactgggaggtggagtggagcagtgaggagtgtgtgtacataGCAGTCTCATATAAAAGCATCAGAAGGAAAGGTCGGGGTGATGAGGGTTGGTTTGGAGGCAACAATAAGTCCTGGGGTCTGAGATGTTCTCCTTCTTCTCTGTCTTTCCGGCACAACAACATTAATACTGATCTCAGTGGTCCATcatcctccagaataggagtgtatgtggatcacagtgcaggaactctgtccttctacagcgtctctgacaccatgaagctcctccacagagtccacaccacattcactcagcctctatacgCTGGGTTCTGGCTGCGCTGTTATGGATCAACTGTAAGGTTATGTGAGCCAaaagaaatgtga
- the LOC131354329 gene encoding E3 ubiquitin/ISG15 ligase TRIM25-like isoform X6 — protein MAEARSLADQFSGDLYKCPICLNLLKDPVTIPCGRSFCKVCINAFWHQEVIYCCPQCRRTFTPRPVLCSNNLLAGKLKNICHPHNNEEQQRIQEMQKVVQELQQAVDTIKEEAELIRAERLLEQLEEEIADLQRRFTELVQSFQSLCVSSGRDDSSSITVSQRLSFDALRKSLSDLKKRLEEIHKEKYIKIPERAVVPSEPSREYFLNYFCYLTLDENTAHRFLILSEKDKVVTDSRKHQPYSDHPERFVDYCQVLSKETLSGRCYWEVEWSSEECVYIAVSYKSIRRKGRGDEGWFGGNNKSWGLRCSPSSLSFRHNNINTDLSGPSSSRIGVYVDHSAGTLSFYSVSDTMKLLHRVHTTFTQPLYAGFWLRCYGSTVRLCEPKEM, from the exons ATGGCAGAGGCGCGTAGTTTGGCAGACCAGTTTTCTGGGGACCTGTACAAATGTCCAATCTGTTTGAATCTCCTGAAGGATCCAGTGACTATCCCCTGTGGTCGCAGTTtttgtaaggtgtgtattaatgccTTCTGGCATCAGGAAGTCATCTACTGCTGTCCTCAGTGCAGAAGAACTTTCACACCAAGGCCCGTTCTATGCAGTAACAACTTGCTGGCTGGGAAACTGAAAAACATCTGCCATCCCCATAACAATGAAGAACAG cagagaatCCAGGAGATGCAGAAGGTGGTGCAGGAGCTGCAACAGGCTGTGGACACTATAAAG GAGGAGGCTGAACTGATTCGAGCCGAACGACTCCTGGAGCAACTGGAGGaggagattgctgatcttcagAGGAGATTCACTGAGCTGGTGcag agtttccagtctctctgtgtctcctctGGACGTGACGACTCATCCAGCATCACTGTCAGTCAACGTCTCTCATTTGATGCATTaaggaaatctctctctgatctgaaaaagagactcGAGGAAATCCACAAGGAGAAATACATCAAAATCCCTGAACGTG CAGTTGTACCCTCAGAACCAAGCAGAGAGTACTTTCTTAACT atttctgttatctgactctggatGAAAACACAGCACACCGctttctcattctgtctgagaagGACAAAGTGGTGACAGACAGTAGGAAACATCAGCCatactctgatcatccagagagatttgtCGACTACTGTCAGGTGTTGAGTAAGGAGACTTTGTctggacgctgttactgggaggtggagtggagcagtgaggagtgtgtgtacataGCAGTCTCATATAAAAGCATCAGAAGGAAAGGTCGGGGTGATGAGGGTTGGTTTGGAGGCAACAATAAGTCCTGGGGTCTGAGATGTTCTCCTTCTTCTCTGTCTTTCCGGCACAACAACATTAATACTGATCTCAGTGGTCCATcatcctccagaataggagtgtatgtggatcacagtgcaggaactctgtccttctacagcgtctctgacaccatgaagctcctccacagagtccacaccacattcactcagcctctatacgCTGGGTTCTGGCTGCGCTGTTATGGATCAACTGTAAGGTTATGTGAGCCAaaagaaatgtga
- the LOC131354329 gene encoding E3 ubiquitin/ISG15 ligase TRIM25-like isoform X2: MAEARSLADQFSGDLYKCPICLNLLKDPVTIPCGRSFCKVCINAFWHQEVIYCCPQCRRTFTPRPVLCSNNLLAGKLKNICHPHNNEEQSLSKSELNKDQMKFQQRIQEMQKVVQELQQAVDTIKEEAELIRAERLLEQLEEEIADLQRRFTELVQSFQSLCVSSGRDDSSSITVSQRLSFDALRKSLSDLKKRLEEIHKEKYIKIPERVVPSEPSREYFLNYFCYLTLDENTAHRFLILSEKDKVVTDSRKHQPYSDHPERFVDYCQVLSKETLSGRCYWEVEWSSEECVYIAVSYKSIRRKGRGDEGWFGGNNKSWGLRCSPSSLSFRHNNINTDLSGPSSSRIGVYVDHSAGTLSFYSVSDTMKLLHRVHTTFTQPLYAGFWLRCYGSTVRLCEPKEM, from the exons ATGGCAGAGGCGCGTAGTTTGGCAGACCAGTTTTCTGGGGACCTGTACAAATGTCCAATCTGTTTGAATCTCCTGAAGGATCCAGTGACTATCCCCTGTGGTCGCAGTTtttgtaaggtgtgtattaatgccTTCTGGCATCAGGAAGTCATCTACTGCTGTCCTCAGTGCAGAAGAACTTTCACACCAAGGCCCGTTCTATGCAGTAACAACTTGCTGGCTGGGAAACTGAAAAACATCTGCCATCCCCATAACAATGAAGAACAG TCCTTATCAAAGAGCGAGTTAAACAAGGATcagatgaaattccagcagagaatCCAGGAGATGCAGAAGGTGGTGCAGGAGCTGCAACAGGCTGTGGACACTATAAAG GAGGAGGCTGAACTGATTCGAGCCGAACGACTCCTGGAGCAACTGGAGGaggagattgctgatcttcagAGGAGATTCACTGAGCTGGTGcag agtttccagtctctctgtgtctcctctGGACGTGACGACTCATCCAGCATCACTGTCAGTCAACGTCTCTCATTTGATGCATTaaggaaatctctctctgatctgaaaaagagactcGAGGAAATCCACAAGGAGAAATACATCAAAATCCCTGAACGTG TTGTACCCTCAGAACCAAGCAGAGAGTACTTTCTTAACT atttctgttatctgactctggatGAAAACACAGCACACCGctttctcattctgtctgagaagGACAAAGTGGTGACAGACAGTAGGAAACATCAGCCatactctgatcatccagagagatttgtCGACTACTGTCAGGTGTTGAGTAAGGAGACTTTGTctggacgctgttactgggaggtggagtggagcagtgaggagtgtgtgtacataGCAGTCTCATATAAAAGCATCAGAAGGAAAGGTCGGGGTGATGAGGGTTGGTTTGGAGGCAACAATAAGTCCTGGGGTCTGAGATGTTCTCCTTCTTCTCTGTCTTTCCGGCACAACAACATTAATACTGATCTCAGTGGTCCATcatcctccagaataggagtgtatgtggatcacagtgcaggaactctgtccttctacagcgtctctgacaccatgaagctcctccacagagtccacaccacattcactcagcctctatacgCTGGGTTCTGGCTGCGCTGTTATGGATCAACTGTAAGGTTATGTGAGCCAaaagaaatgtga
- the LOC131354329 gene encoding E3 ubiquitin/ISG15 ligase TRIM25-like isoform X1 yields the protein MAEARSLADQFSGDLYKCPICLNLLKDPVTIPCGRSFCKVCINAFWHQEVIYCCPQCRRTFTPRPVLCSNNLLAGKLKNICHPHNNEEQSLSKSELNKDQMKFQQRIQEMQKVVQELQQAVDTIKEEAELIRAERLLEQLEEEIADLQRRFTELVQSFQSLCVSSGRDDSSSITVSQRLSFDALRKSLSDLKKRLEEIHKEKYIKIPERAVVPSEPSREYFLNYFCYLTLDENTAHRFLILSEKDKVVTDSRKHQPYSDHPERFVDYCQVLSKETLSGRCYWEVEWSSEECVYIAVSYKSIRRKGRGDEGWFGGNNKSWGLRCSPSSLSFRHNNINTDLSGPSSSRIGVYVDHSAGTLSFYSVSDTMKLLHRVHTTFTQPLYAGFWLRCYGSTVRLCEPKEM from the exons ATGGCAGAGGCGCGTAGTTTGGCAGACCAGTTTTCTGGGGACCTGTACAAATGTCCAATCTGTTTGAATCTCCTGAAGGATCCAGTGACTATCCCCTGTGGTCGCAGTTtttgtaaggtgtgtattaatgccTTCTGGCATCAGGAAGTCATCTACTGCTGTCCTCAGTGCAGAAGAACTTTCACACCAAGGCCCGTTCTATGCAGTAACAACTTGCTGGCTGGGAAACTGAAAAACATCTGCCATCCCCATAACAATGAAGAACAG TCCTTATCAAAGAGCGAGTTAAACAAGGATcagatgaaattccagcagagaatCCAGGAGATGCAGAAGGTGGTGCAGGAGCTGCAACAGGCTGTGGACACTATAAAG GAGGAGGCTGAACTGATTCGAGCCGAACGACTCCTGGAGCAACTGGAGGaggagattgctgatcttcagAGGAGATTCACTGAGCTGGTGcag agtttccagtctctctgtgtctcctctGGACGTGACGACTCATCCAGCATCACTGTCAGTCAACGTCTCTCATTTGATGCATTaaggaaatctctctctgatctgaaaaagagactcGAGGAAATCCACAAGGAGAAATACATCAAAATCCCTGAACGTG CAGTTGTACCCTCAGAACCAAGCAGAGAGTACTTTCTTAACT atttctgttatctgactctggatGAAAACACAGCACACCGctttctcattctgtctgagaagGACAAAGTGGTGACAGACAGTAGGAAACATCAGCCatactctgatcatccagagagatttgtCGACTACTGTCAGGTGTTGAGTAAGGAGACTTTGTctggacgctgttactgggaggtggagtggagcagtgaggagtgtgtgtacataGCAGTCTCATATAAAAGCATCAGAAGGAAAGGTCGGGGTGATGAGGGTTGGTTTGGAGGCAACAATAAGTCCTGGGGTCTGAGATGTTCTCCTTCTTCTCTGTCTTTCCGGCACAACAACATTAATACTGATCTCAGTGGTCCATcatcctccagaataggagtgtatgtggatcacagtgcaggaactctgtccttctacagcgtctctgacaccatgaagctcctccacagagtccacaccacattcactcagcctctatacgCTGGGTTCTGGCTGCGCTGTTATGGATCAACTGTAAGGTTATGTGAGCCAaaagaaatgtga
- the LOC131354316 gene encoding tripartite motif-containing protein 16-like: MSSSTHVLYHNTQEVLTSELTLNDTITCEFRKMAEASISVDQDQFLCPVCLDLLKDPVTIHCGHSFCKVCINGCWDQEDQSGVYSCPQCRDTFTPRPVLHRNNILAEVVEKLKKKTEVQAASPAHCYTGPGDVACDFCTGRKHKAIKSCLVCLASFCITHLKPHYEVPAFLKHELVETSGNIQKKICSQHNKLVEIYCRTDQRCICVLCSMHEHKDHNTVSTATERNQKQSELKEEQRKSQQRIQEKQKKVQELKQAANNLKLSAQTAVEDNDRIFNELISSMEKKRSEVTELIRAQEKAELSRAERLLEQLEQEIADLQRRVTELEQLSHTHDHIHFLQTFQFLCAASGCKDSPSIIVSQHPSFYGVGKSLSDMKKRLEEFCEEDFIKIPEHAAGVQMILPSQTREDLLQYFCTLTLDPNTGHRSFILSEKNTVVTRNKKFQRISNHPERFDSYAQVLSKESLCGRCYWEVEWKSEDKVFVSVSYKEINRKGWGNDCMFGHNNQSWSLMCSSSTLSFWHNNSETVLDVPSSSRIGVYVDHSAGTLSFYSVSDTMKLLHRVHTTFTQPLYAGFWIWDSESSVRLCDAK, encoded by the exons ATGTCAAGCTCCACCCATGTTCTATATCATAACACACAAGAAGTACTTACTTCAGAGCTAACTTTGAATGACACTATAACGTGTGAGTTCAGGAAAATGGCTGAGGCCAGTATTTCAGTAGATCAGGATCAGTTcctctgtccagtgtgtctggatctcctgaaggatCCGGTGACTATCCACTGCggtcacagtttctgtaaggtgtgtattaatggctgctgggatcaggaggatcagaGTGGAGTTTAtagctgtcctcagtgcagagacactttcactccaaggccGGTGCTACACAGAAACAACATCctggctgaagtggtggagaaactgaagaagaagactgaagtccaagctgcttctcctgctcactgttacactggacctggagatgtggcgtgtgatttctgcaccgggagaaaacacaaagccattAAGTCCTGTCTGGTGTGTCTGGCCTCCTTTTGTATAACGCATCTGAAACCACATTATGAAGTTCCTGCTTTCTTAAAGCATGAGTTAGTTGAAACCTCTGGAAATATACAAAAGAAGATCTGCTCTCAGCATAATAAACTGGTTGAGATTTACTGTCGTACTGATCAACGATGCATCTGTGTTTTGTGCTCAATGCATGAACACAAAGACCACAATACAGTTTCAACTGCAACGGAAAGAAACCAGAAACAG AGTGAGTTAAAGGAGGAGCAGAGGAAATCCCAGCAGAgaatccaggagaagcagaagaaggtgcaggagctgaaacaggCTGCGAACAATCTTAAG ctcagtgcacagacagcagtGGAGGACAATGACAGGATCTTTAATGAGctgatcagctccatggagaaaaagcgctcggaggtgacggagctgatcagagctcaggagaaggctgaactgagtcgagctgaacgactcctggagcaactggagcaggagattgctgatcttcagaggagagtcactgagctggagcagctttcacacacacatgatcacatccacttcctccag aCTTTCCAGTTTCTTTGTGCTGCTTCTGGATGTAAGGACTCACCCAGCATCATTGTTAGTCAACATCCCTCATTTTATGGAGTGGGGAAATCTCTATCTGATATGAAAAAGAGACTCGAGGAATTCTGTGAAGAGGATTTTATCAAAATCCCTGAACACG CTGCAGGAGTGCAGATGATCTTACCTTCACAGACTAGAGAAGATTTGCTGCAGT ATTTCTGTACACTGACGTTGGATCCCAACACAGGACACCGTTCCTTTATTCTATCTGAGAAGAACACAGTGGTGACACGTAATAAGAAATTCCAGAGAATCTCTAATCACccagagagatttgactctTATGCTCAGGTGTTGAGTAAGGAGAGTctgtgtggacgctgttactgggaggtggagtggaaAAGTGAAGACAAAGTGTTTGTTTCAGTGTCATATAAAGAAATTAACAGGAAGGGGTGGGGTAATGATTGCATGTTTGGACACAACAATCAGTCTTGGAGTCTGATGTGTTCATCTTCCACTCTGTCTTTCTGGCACAATAATTCGGAGACTGTGCTTGACGTTCCATcatcctccagaataggagtttatgtggatcacagtgcaggaactctgtccttctacagcgtctctgacaccatgaagctcctccacagagtccacaccacattcactcagcctctatacgCTGGGTTCTGGATTTGGGATTCTGAATCAAGTGTCAGGTTATGTGATGCAAAATAA
- the LOC131354329 gene encoding E3 ubiquitin/ISG15 ligase TRIM25-like isoform X3, whose protein sequence is MAEARSLADQFSGDLYKCPICLNLLKDPVTIPCGRSFCKVCINAFWHQEVIYCCPQCRRTFTPRPVLCSNNLLAGKLKNICHPHNNEEQSLSKSELNKDQMKFQQRIQEMQKVVQELQQAVDTIKEEAELIRAERLLEQLEEEIADLQRRFTELSFQSLCVSSGRDDSSSITVSQRLSFDALRKSLSDLKKRLEEIHKEKYIKIPERAVVPSEPSREYFLNYFCYLTLDENTAHRFLILSEKDKVVTDSRKHQPYSDHPERFVDYCQVLSKETLSGRCYWEVEWSSEECVYIAVSYKSIRRKGRGDEGWFGGNNKSWGLRCSPSSLSFRHNNINTDLSGPSSSRIGVYVDHSAGTLSFYSVSDTMKLLHRVHTTFTQPLYAGFWLRCYGSTVRLCEPKEM, encoded by the exons ATGGCAGAGGCGCGTAGTTTGGCAGACCAGTTTTCTGGGGACCTGTACAAATGTCCAATCTGTTTGAATCTCCTGAAGGATCCAGTGACTATCCCCTGTGGTCGCAGTTtttgtaaggtgtgtattaatgccTTCTGGCATCAGGAAGTCATCTACTGCTGTCCTCAGTGCAGAAGAACTTTCACACCAAGGCCCGTTCTATGCAGTAACAACTTGCTGGCTGGGAAACTGAAAAACATCTGCCATCCCCATAACAATGAAGAACAG TCCTTATCAAAGAGCGAGTTAAACAAGGATcagatgaaattccagcagagaatCCAGGAGATGCAGAAGGTGGTGCAGGAGCTGCAACAGGCTGTGGACACTATAAAG GAGGAGGCTGAACTGATTCGAGCCGAACGACTCCTGGAGCAACTGGAGGaggagattgctgatcttcagAGGAGATTCACTGAGCTG agtttccagtctctctgtgtctcctctGGACGTGACGACTCATCCAGCATCACTGTCAGTCAACGTCTCTCATTTGATGCATTaaggaaatctctctctgatctgaaaaagagactcGAGGAAATCCACAAGGAGAAATACATCAAAATCCCTGAACGTG CAGTTGTACCCTCAGAACCAAGCAGAGAGTACTTTCTTAACT atttctgttatctgactctggatGAAAACACAGCACACCGctttctcattctgtctgagaagGACAAAGTGGTGACAGACAGTAGGAAACATCAGCCatactctgatcatccagagagatttgtCGACTACTGTCAGGTGTTGAGTAAGGAGACTTTGTctggacgctgttactgggaggtggagtggagcagtgaggagtgtgtgtacataGCAGTCTCATATAAAAGCATCAGAAGGAAAGGTCGGGGTGATGAGGGTTGGTTTGGAGGCAACAATAAGTCCTGGGGTCTGAGATGTTCTCCTTCTTCTCTGTCTTTCCGGCACAACAACATTAATACTGATCTCAGTGGTCCATcatcctccagaataggagtgtatgtggatcacagtgcaggaactctgtccttctacagcgtctctgacaccatgaagctcctccacagagtccacaccacattcactcagcctctatacgCTGGGTTCTGGCTGCGCTGTTATGGATCAACTGTAAGGTTATGTGAGCCAaaagaaatgtga
- the LOC131354329 gene encoding E3 ubiquitin/ISG15 ligase TRIM25-like isoform X7 yields the protein MAEARSLADQFSGDLYKCPICLNLLKDPVTIPCGRSFCKVCINAFWHQEVIYCCPQCRRTFTPRPVLCSNNLLAGKLKNICHPHNNEEQRIQEMQKVVQELQQAVDTIKEEAELIRAERLLEQLEEEIADLQRRFTELVQSFQSLCVSSGRDDSSSITVSQRLSFDALRKSLSDLKKRLEEIHKEKYIKIPERAVVPSEPSREYFLNYFCYLTLDENTAHRFLILSEKDKVVTDSRKHQPYSDHPERFVDYCQVLSKETLSGRCYWEVEWSSEECVYIAVSYKSIRRKGRGDEGWFGGNNKSWGLRCSPSSLSFRHNNINTDLSGPSSSRIGVYVDHSAGTLSFYSVSDTMKLLHRVHTTFTQPLYAGFWLRCYGSTVRLCEPKEM from the exons ATGGCAGAGGCGCGTAGTTTGGCAGACCAGTTTTCTGGGGACCTGTACAAATGTCCAATCTGTTTGAATCTCCTGAAGGATCCAGTGACTATCCCCTGTGGTCGCAGTTtttgtaaggtgtgtattaatgccTTCTGGCATCAGGAAGTCATCTACTGCTGTCCTCAGTGCAGAAGAACTTTCACACCAAGGCCCGTTCTATGCAGTAACAACTTGCTGGCTGGGAAACTGAAAAACATCTGCCATCCCCATAACAATGAAGAACAG agaatCCAGGAGATGCAGAAGGTGGTGCAGGAGCTGCAACAGGCTGTGGACACTATAAAG GAGGAGGCTGAACTGATTCGAGCCGAACGACTCCTGGAGCAACTGGAGGaggagattgctgatcttcagAGGAGATTCACTGAGCTGGTGcag agtttccagtctctctgtgtctcctctGGACGTGACGACTCATCCAGCATCACTGTCAGTCAACGTCTCTCATTTGATGCATTaaggaaatctctctctgatctgaaaaagagactcGAGGAAATCCACAAGGAGAAATACATCAAAATCCCTGAACGTG CAGTTGTACCCTCAGAACCAAGCAGAGAGTACTTTCTTAACT atttctgttatctgactctggatGAAAACACAGCACACCGctttctcattctgtctgagaagGACAAAGTGGTGACAGACAGTAGGAAACATCAGCCatactctgatcatccagagagatttgtCGACTACTGTCAGGTGTTGAGTAAGGAGACTTTGTctggacgctgttactgggaggtggagtggagcagtgaggagtgtgtgtacataGCAGTCTCATATAAAAGCATCAGAAGGAAAGGTCGGGGTGATGAGGGTTGGTTTGGAGGCAACAATAAGTCCTGGGGTCTGAGATGTTCTCCTTCTTCTCTGTCTTTCCGGCACAACAACATTAATACTGATCTCAGTGGTCCATcatcctccagaataggagtgtatgtggatcacagtgcaggaactctgtccttctacagcgtctctgacaccatgaagctcctccacagagtccacaccacattcactcagcctctatacgCTGGGTTCTGGCTGCGCTGTTATGGATCAACTGTAAGGTTATGTGAGCCAaaagaaatgtga